In one window of Streptomyces sp. FXJ1.172 DNA:
- a CDS encoding sirohydrochlorin chelatase yields MTASTPPRSESRIHLDSTAHLMNSIGSALADRLRLVPPPARRPAPPALVLVAHGSRDPRALTTVTALMDRIRELRPGLPVRLGHIELNEPLLTDTVAALGDTSAVLVPLLLSRGYHVKHDIPEMAAEAGLRARVAPPLGPHPLLVEALYDRLLEAGWPTAPDAATLRSSAVVLAAAGSRDPDSAKDTRRTARLLAARLGVPVVPAYASAAAPAVPTALRALEARGRHRVAVASCFTAPGRFATQCAGAAPWLASAPLGDHPALARLVVNRYEQCLAAPAARAA; encoded by the coding sequence ATGACGGCGTCGACCCCTCCCCGCTCCGAGTCCCGTATCCACCTCGACAGCACGGCGCACCTCATGAACAGCATCGGCAGCGCGCTCGCCGACCGGCTCCGGCTCGTCCCGCCGCCCGCCCGCCGCCCGGCCCCGCCCGCGCTCGTGCTGGTCGCCCACGGCAGCCGGGACCCGCGCGCGCTCACCACCGTGACGGCGCTCATGGACCGCATCCGCGAGCTGCGTCCCGGTCTGCCGGTCCGCCTCGGCCACATCGAGCTGAACGAGCCGCTCCTGACGGACACCGTCGCGGCCCTCGGCGACACCTCCGCCGTCCTCGTCCCGCTCCTGCTCAGCCGGGGCTACCACGTCAAGCACGACATCCCCGAGATGGCGGCCGAGGCGGGGCTGCGGGCCCGCGTGGCACCCCCGCTGGGCCCGCACCCCCTCCTCGTGGAGGCCCTGTACGACCGCCTGCTGGAGGCCGGCTGGCCCACGGCCCCGGACGCCGCGACGCTCCGCTCGAGCGCTGTGGTCCTCGCGGCGGCGGGCTCCCGCGACCCCGACTCGGCCAAGGACACCCGCCGCACCGCCCGCCTGCTCGCCGCCCGCCTGGGCGTCCCCGTGGTCCCCGCCTACGCCTCGGCGGCCGCCCCTGCGGTCCCGACGGCCCTGCGCGCCCTGGAGGCGAGGGGCCGCCACCGCGTCGCCGTCGCCTCCTGCTTCACGGCGCCGGGCCGCTTCGCGACCCAGTGCGCGGGGGCGGCGCCGTGGCTCGCGTCGGCTCCGCTGGGTGACCATCCGGCGCTGGCCCGCCTGGTCGTGAACCGTTACGAGCAGTGCCTCGCGGCGCCGGCGGCGCGGGCCGCCTGA
- a CDS encoding deoxyguanosinetriphosphate triphosphohydrolase yields MEGTAFSYDPAAIERYAPEPDKRPGRTAFQRDRARILHSAALRRLAGKTQVVTPGQRSARAWDASPRTRLTHSLECAQVGRELGAALGCDPDLVEAACLAHDLGHPPFGHNGEQALNDFADDCGGFEGNAQSLRLLTRIEPKRFTPEGSVGLNLTRATLDAATKYPWPRGAHPTDPASRKFGVYEDDRPVFDWVRAHAPGTRTCFEAQVMDWSDDVAYSVHDVEDGLHAGHIDPNCLYAEPERRAVFEVAVGRYVPARTDPGELAAALDRLQDEEWWPHGYDGTAVAQARLKDATSQLIGRFCLAAEGATRAAYGTGRLTRYGAELVVPREARMECAVLKAVADRYVMQRAEQERLRADQRVIVAELAQALTARAPDGLDPQFRALFDGAGDDHARKRVIVDQIASLTDASALSLHARLTGHM; encoded by the coding sequence ATGGAAGGCACCGCATTCAGCTACGACCCGGCTGCGATCGAGCGCTACGCCCCAGAACCCGACAAACGCCCGGGCCGCACCGCCTTCCAGCGCGACCGTGCCCGCATCCTCCACTCGGCCGCCCTCAGACGCCTCGCCGGCAAGACCCAGGTCGTCACGCCGGGCCAGCGCAGCGCCCGGGCCTGGGACGCCAGCCCCCGCACACGGCTCACCCACTCCCTGGAGTGCGCCCAGGTCGGCCGGGAACTGGGCGCGGCCCTCGGCTGTGACCCCGACCTCGTGGAGGCCGCCTGCCTGGCCCACGACCTCGGCCACCCGCCCTTCGGCCACAACGGCGAACAGGCGCTGAACGACTTCGCGGACGACTGCGGCGGCTTCGAGGGCAACGCCCAGTCCCTCAGGCTCCTCACCCGCATCGAGCCCAAACGGTTCACCCCGGAGGGTTCCGTCGGCCTCAACCTCACCCGCGCCACCCTCGACGCCGCCACCAAGTACCCCTGGCCGCGCGGCGCCCACCCCACCGACCCGGCGTCACGGAAGTTCGGCGTCTACGAGGACGACCGCCCGGTGTTCGACTGGGTCAGAGCGCACGCCCCCGGCACCCGCACCTGCTTCGAGGCCCAGGTCATGGACTGGTCGGACGACGTGGCGTACTCGGTGCACGACGTCGAGGACGGCCTGCACGCCGGGCACATCGACCCCAACTGCCTGTACGCCGAGCCCGAGCGGCGGGCGGTCTTCGAGGTCGCCGTCGGCCGCTACGTCCCCGCCCGCACCGACCCGGGCGAACTCGCCGCCGCCCTCGACCGGCTCCAGGACGAGGAGTGGTGGCCGCACGGCTACGACGGCACGGCCGTGGCCCAGGCCCGCCTGAAGGACGCCACGAGCCAGCTGATCGGCCGGTTCTGCCTGGCCGCCGAGGGTGCCACGCGCGCCGCGTACGGCACCGGCCGGCTCACCCGCTACGGCGCCGAACTCGTCGTACCCCGCGAGGCCCGCATGGAGTGCGCGGTGCTCAAGGCGGTCGCGGACCGGTATGTGATGCAGCGGGCCGAGCAGGAGCGGCTGCGCGCGGACCAGCGGGTGATCGTCGCGGAACTGGCGCAGGCACTCACCGCCCGCGCGCCGGACGGGCTTGATCCGCAGTTTCGGGCGCTGTTCGACGGGGCAGGCGACGACCACGCGCGCAAGCGGGTGATCGTCGACCAGATCGCCTCCCTCACCGACGCCTCCGCGCTGTCCCTGCACGCGAGACTGACGGGGCATATGTGA
- a CDS encoding NAD(P)/FAD-dependent oxidoreductase, producing the protein MVDADQTFVIVGGGLAGAKAAETLRAEGFTGRVILISDERDHPYERPPLSKGYLLGKEERDSVFVHEPAWYAQNDIELHLGQFVDRIDRAAKTVRYGDDGTLVRYDKLLLVTGAEPRRLDIPGTGLAGVHHLRRLAHAERLKGVLAALGRDNGHLVIAGAGWIGLEVAAAAREYGAEVTVIDPEPTPLHHVLGPELGGVFAELHREHGVRFHFGRRLTEIVGQDGMVLAARTDDGEEHPAHDVLAAIGAAPRTGLAEAAGLEIADRAHGGGIVVDERLRTSDPDIYAAGDVANFPLALFGTPLRVEHWANALNAGPAAARSMLGQDVTYDRIPYFFTDQYDLGMEYSGWAPPGSYDQVVIRGDAGKREFIAFWLAEGRVLAGMNVNVWDVTEGIQKLIRSRQQVDPDALADPHVPLDGLTS; encoded by the coding sequence GTGGTCGACGCGGATCAGACATTCGTCATCGTCGGGGGCGGTCTCGCCGGCGCGAAGGCGGCCGAGACGCTCCGGGCGGAGGGCTTCACCGGCCGGGTGATACTGATCAGTGACGAGCGCGACCACCCCTATGAGCGGCCTCCGCTGTCCAAGGGCTACCTGCTCGGCAAGGAGGAGCGCGACAGCGTCTTCGTGCACGAGCCCGCCTGGTACGCGCAGAACGACATCGAGCTGCACCTCGGCCAGTTCGTCGACCGCATCGACCGTGCGGCGAAGACGGTCCGCTACGGCGACGACGGCACCCTCGTCCGCTACGACAAGCTGCTGCTGGTCACCGGTGCCGAGCCGCGCCGCCTCGACATCCCCGGCACCGGCCTGGCGGGCGTGCACCACCTGCGCCGGCTCGCGCACGCCGAGCGCCTCAAGGGTGTCCTCGCCGCCCTCGGCCGGGACAACGGGCACCTGGTGATCGCGGGCGCCGGCTGGATCGGCCTGGAGGTCGCGGCGGCGGCCCGCGAGTACGGCGCCGAGGTCACGGTCATCGACCCGGAGCCCACCCCGCTGCACCACGTGCTCGGCCCCGAGCTGGGCGGCGTCTTCGCCGAGCTGCACCGCGAGCACGGCGTCCGCTTCCACTTCGGGCGGCGGCTCACCGAGATCGTCGGCCAGGACGGCATGGTCCTCGCGGCCCGTACCGACGACGGCGAGGAACACCCGGCGCACGACGTCCTCGCGGCGATCGGCGCCGCGCCCCGCACCGGCCTCGCGGAGGCGGCGGGCCTGGAGATCGCCGACCGGGCGCACGGCGGCGGCATCGTCGTGGACGAGCGGCTGCGCACCTCCGACCCCGACATCTACGCCGCCGGCGACGTGGCGAACTTCCCGCTCGCCCTCTTCGGCACCCCGCTGCGCGTGGAGCACTGGGCCAACGCGCTGAACGCCGGCCCGGCGGCGGCGCGGTCGATGCTCGGCCAGGACGTGACCTACGACCGGATCCCGTACTTCTTCACCGACCAGTACGACCTGGGGATGGAGTACAGCGGCTGGGCGCCGCCGGGGTCGTACGACCAGGTGGTGATCCGGGGCGACGCCGGCAAGCGGGAGTTCATCGCGTTCTGGCTGGCGGAGGGACGCGTGCTGGCCGGGATGAACGTGAATGTGTGGGACGTCACAGAGGGGATCCAGAAGCTGATCCGCTCCCGGCAACAGGTGGACCCCGACGCCCTCGCCGACCCGCACGTACCGCTGGACGGCCTCACCTCCTGA
- the dnaG gene encoding DNA primase produces the protein MAGRINDEDVKAVRDAVPIDAVVSEYLQLRNAGGGNLKGLCPFHDEKSPSFQVSPSKGLFHCFGCQEGGDTITFVMKVDHLSFSEAVERLAAQAGITLRYEEGGYNPAHQRGERIRLVEAHKIAAQWYAEQLATGPEAETGRVFLAERGFDQSAAVHFGVGYSPQGWDHLTRYLRGKGFTDKELILSGLSQEGRRGPIDRFRGRLMWPIRDIGGEVVGFGARKLYESDNGPKYLNTPETAIYRKSQVLYGIDLAKKDIAKASRAVVVEGYTDVMACHLAGVTTAIATCGTAFGSEHIKILRRLLMDNGSARVIFTFDGDAAGQKAALRAFEDDQKFAAETYIAIAPDGMDPCELRLAKGDEAVADLTEPRTPLFEFALRQIVSRYDLDTPAGRAAALDEAAPVVARIKNSGAQHEVAVELAGLLGILDTQFVVKRVAQLARWARERGGRAPAPAGPQSYEAAARPATAGPALQLRNPIYATERELLKLALQRPELVSPAFDAYGVDEFTAAPYAAVRQAILDAGGAELGVKDSQEYLVRVREAAPDDTVRAMVTELAVEAIMRRTVDENYAGEQLVTVRRRAVERRVQEIQITARRLEAGGDPAQLAAVHNELWVLQQYDQSLKTRGAEAL, from the coding sequence GTGGCAGGACGGATCAACGACGAGGACGTGAAGGCGGTACGGGACGCGGTCCCGATCGACGCCGTGGTCTCCGAGTACCTCCAGCTGCGCAACGCGGGCGGCGGCAACCTCAAGGGCCTGTGCCCGTTCCACGACGAGAAGTCGCCGTCCTTCCAGGTCAGTCCGAGCAAGGGACTCTTCCACTGCTTCGGCTGCCAGGAGGGCGGCGACACCATCACCTTCGTGATGAAGGTGGACCACCTCTCCTTCTCGGAGGCGGTGGAGCGCCTCGCCGCCCAGGCGGGCATCACGCTGCGCTACGAGGAGGGCGGGTACAACCCGGCCCACCAGCGTGGCGAGCGGATCCGCCTGGTCGAGGCGCACAAGATCGCCGCGCAGTGGTACGCCGAGCAGCTCGCCACCGGCCCCGAGGCCGAGACCGGCCGGGTCTTCCTCGCCGAGCGCGGCTTCGACCAGTCCGCCGCCGTCCACTTCGGCGTCGGCTACAGCCCCCAGGGCTGGGACCACCTCACCCGCTATCTGCGCGGCAAGGGCTTCACCGACAAGGAGCTGATCCTCTCCGGCCTCTCCCAGGAGGGCCGGCGCGGCCCCATCGACCGCTTCCGGGGCCGCCTGATGTGGCCCATCCGGGACATCGGCGGCGAGGTCGTCGGCTTCGGCGCCCGCAAGCTGTACGAGTCGGACAACGGCCCGAAGTACCTGAACACGCCCGAGACGGCGATCTACCGGAAGTCGCAGGTCCTGTACGGCATCGACCTGGCGAAGAAGGACATCGCCAAGGCCAGCCGGGCGGTCGTGGTCGAGGGCTACACGGACGTCATGGCGTGCCACCTGGCCGGTGTGACGACCGCGATCGCGACCTGCGGTACGGCCTTCGGCAGCGAGCACATCAAGATCCTGCGCCGCCTGCTGATGGACAACGGCTCGGCCCGGGTGATCTTCACCTTCGACGGCGACGCGGCCGGTCAGAAGGCCGCCCTGCGCGCCTTCGAGGACGACCAGAAGTTCGCCGCCGAGACGTACATCGCGATCGCGCCGGACGGCATGGACCCCTGTGAGCTGCGCCTGGCGAAGGGCGACGAGGCGGTGGCGGACCTGACCGAGCCGCGCACCCCGCTCTTCGAGTTCGCCCTGCGCCAGATCGTGAGCCGCTACGACCTGGACACCCCGGCGGGCCGCGCCGCCGCGCTGGACGAGGCGGCGCCCGTCGTCGCCCGGATCAAGAACAGCGGCGCCCAGCACGAGGTCGCCGTCGAACTGGCCGGTCTGCTCGGCATCCTCGACACCCAGTTCGTGGTCAAACGCGTCGCGCAGCTGGCCCGCTGGGCCCGTGAGCGCGGCGGCAGGGCCCCGGCCCCGGCGGGCCCGCAGTCGTACGAGGCCGCCGCCCGGCCCGCCACCGCGGGCCCCGCGCTCCAGCTGCGCAACCCCATCTACGCCACCGAACGCGAACTGCTCAAGCTCGCCCTCCAGCGTCCCGAGCTGGTCTCCCCGGCCTTCGACGCCTACGGCGTGGACGAGTTCACCGCCGCCCCCTACGCCGCCGTGCGCCAGGCCATCCTGGACGCGGGCGGCGCCGAGCTGGGCGTGAAGGACAGCCAGGAGTATCTGGTGCGGGTCCGTGAGGCCGCGCCCGACGACACGGTCCGCGCCATGGTCACGGAGCTGGCCGTGGAGGCGATCATGCGCCGCACCGTGGACGAGAACTACGCGGGCGAGCAGCTCGTGACCGTCCGCCGCCGTGCCGTGGAGCGCCGCGTCCAGGAGATCCAGATCACCGCCCGCCGCCTGGAAGCGGGCGGCGACCCGGCCCAACTGGCCGCCGTGCACAACGAGTTGTGGGTCCTGCAGCAGTACGACCAGTCCCTGAAGACCCGGGGCGCGGAGGCGCTGTAG
- a CDS encoding ABC transporter ATP-binding protein, with translation MAGPMRMMAGQGPDQRSMDFKGSGKRLIGQFRPERLTIYGLLLCVVVSVGLNVIGPKILGKATDLVFSGIIGRQMPGGATKQQVLDRMRAHGQGSVADMLKSTDFTPGKGIDFGAVGNVLLLALAIFTVAGLLSAVATRLVNRAVNRTMFRLREQVQSKLSRLPLSYFDKRQRGEVLSRATNDIDNIGQTLQQSMGQLINSLLTIIGVLAMMFWVSWILALVALVTVPLSALVATRVGKRSQPHFVQQWRTTGKLNAHIEEMYTGHTLVKVFGRQQESAQQFAEQNEALYEAGFKAQFNSGVMQPLMMFVSNLNYVLVAVVGGLRVASGSLSIGDVQAFIQYSRQFSMPLTQVASMANLVQSGVASAERVFELLDAGEQEADPVPGERPAELRGRVRLEHVSFRYDPEKPLIEDLSLTVEPGHTVAIVGPTGAGKTTLVNLLMRFYDVSGGRITLDGVDIRRMTRDELRSGIGMVLQDTWLFGGTIAENIAYGAPREVTRGEIEEAARAAHADRFIRTLPDGYDTVIDDEGTGVSAGEKQLITIARAFLSDPVILVLDEATSSVDTRTEVLIQKAMAKLAHGRTSFVIAHRLSTIRDADTILVMENGSIVEQGAHAELLAADGAYARLYKAQFAQAVAEVD, from the coding sequence ATGGCCGGGCCCATGCGGATGATGGCCGGGCAGGGTCCCGACCAGCGCTCGATGGACTTCAAGGGGTCGGGCAAACGGCTCATCGGCCAGTTCCGGCCCGAACGGCTCACGATCTACGGCCTGCTGCTGTGCGTGGTCGTCAGCGTGGGGCTGAACGTGATCGGCCCGAAGATCCTCGGTAAGGCCACCGACCTGGTCTTCTCCGGCATCATCGGCCGGCAGATGCCGGGCGGCGCCACCAAGCAGCAGGTCCTCGACCGGATGCGCGCCCATGGCCAGGGCTCGGTCGCGGACATGCTCAAGAGCACCGACTTCACGCCCGGCAAGGGCATCGACTTCGGCGCCGTCGGAAACGTCCTGCTGCTCGCGCTCGCCATCTTCACGGTCGCCGGTCTGCTGAGCGCGGTGGCGACCCGGCTGGTCAACCGGGCCGTGAACCGCACGATGTTCCGGCTGCGCGAGCAGGTGCAGAGCAAGCTGTCCCGGCTGCCGCTGTCGTACTTCGACAAGCGCCAGCGCGGTGAGGTGCTCTCCCGCGCGACCAACGACATCGACAACATCGGCCAGACGCTCCAGCAGTCGATGGGCCAGCTGATCAACTCGCTGCTCACCATCATCGGTGTGCTGGCGATGATGTTCTGGGTCTCCTGGATCCTGGCGCTGGTCGCGCTCGTCACCGTGCCGCTGTCGGCGCTGGTGGCGACGAGGGTCGGCAAGCGCTCCCAGCCGCACTTCGTGCAGCAGTGGCGCACCACCGGCAAGCTGAACGCCCACATCGAGGAGATGTACACCGGGCACACCCTGGTGAAGGTGTTCGGCCGGCAGCAGGAGTCGGCGCAGCAGTTCGCCGAGCAGAACGAGGCGCTCTACGAGGCCGGGTTCAAGGCGCAGTTCAACAGCGGTGTGATGCAGCCGCTGATGATGTTCGTGTCCAACCTGAACTACGTGCTGGTCGCCGTGGTCGGCGGTCTGCGCGTCGCCTCCGGCTCGCTCTCCATCGGTGACGTCCAGGCCTTCATCCAGTACTCGCGGCAGTTCTCGATGCCGCTGACGCAGGTCGCGTCGATGGCGAACCTGGTGCAGTCCGGTGTCGCCTCCGCCGAGCGGGTCTTCGAACTCCTCGACGCCGGGGAGCAGGAGGCCGACCCGGTGCCGGGCGAGCGTCCGGCCGAGCTGCGCGGCCGGGTGCGCCTGGAGCACGTGTCCTTCCGGTACGACCCGGAGAAGCCGCTGATCGAGGACCTCTCGCTCACGGTGGAGCCCGGTCACACGGTCGCGATCGTCGGCCCGACCGGCGCGGGCAAGACCACGCTGGTCAACCTCCTGATGCGGTTCTACGACGTCTCGGGCGGCCGGATCACCCTGGACGGCGTCGACATCCGGAGGATGACCCGCGACGAACTGCGGTCCGGGATCGGCATGGTGCTGCAGGACACCTGGCTGTTCGGCGGCACGATCGCGGAGAACATCGCGTACGGCGCCCCGCGCGAGGTCACGCGTGGCGAGATCGAGGAGGCGGCACGGGCGGCGCACGCCGACCGGTTCATCCGCACCCTCCCCGACGGCTACGACACCGTGATCGACGACGAGGGCACGGGGGTCAGCGCGGGCGAGAAGCAGCTCATCACCATCGCGCGGGCGTTCCTGTCCGACCCGGTGATCCTGGTGCTGGACGAGGCGACGAGTTCGGTGGACACCCGCACGGAGGTCCTGATCCAGAAGGCCATGGCCAAACTGGCCCACGGCCGTACCTCGTTCGTCATCGCGCACCGGCTCTCCACGATCCGGGACGCCGACACGATCCTGGTGATGGAGAACGGCTCGATCGTGGAACAGGGCGCGCACGCCGAGCTGCTGGCGGCCGACGGGGCGTACGCCCGGCTGTACAAGGCGCAGTTCGCGCAGGCGGTCGCCGAGGTGGACTGA
- a CDS encoding ABC transporter ATP-binding protein: MLIRLLRAYLRPYKKPIALLVLLQFLQTCATLYLPTLNAHIIDNGVVKGDTDYILSFGALMIGISLAQVVCNIGAVYFGARTAAALGRDVRGAVFDRVQSFSAREVGHFGAPSLITRTTNDVQQVQMLVLMTFTLMVSAPIMCVGGIVMALGLDVPLSGVLVAVVPVLAICVTLIVRRLRPLFRSMQERLDTVNRVLREQISGNRVIRAFVRDEYEHGRFGKANTDLTEMQLATGRMLALMFPIVMTVVNLSSIAVVWFGAHRIDSGGMRIGDLTAFLAYLMQIVMSVMMATFMFMMVPRAEVCAERVQEVLGTDSSVVPPGAPVSELRAHGHLEIRAAGFRYPGAEEPVLKSVGLVARPGETTAVIGSTGSGKSTLLGLVPRLFDATEGEVLVNGVDVQQIDPKLLARTVGLVPQKPYLFAGTVATNLRYGNPDATDEELWHALEVAQAKDFVSKLEGGLDAPIAQGGTNVSGGQRQRLAIARTLVQRPEIYLFDDSFSALDYATDAALRAALGRETAEATVVIVAQRVATIREADRIIVLDEGRVVGSGRHHELMATNETYREIVLSQLTEAEAA; encoded by the coding sequence GTGCTCATACGACTCCTACGGGCCTATCTCAGGCCCTACAAGAAACCCATCGCCCTGCTGGTGCTGCTGCAGTTCCTGCAGACCTGCGCCACCCTCTACCTGCCCACTCTGAACGCGCACATCATCGACAACGGTGTCGTGAAGGGTGACACGGACTACATCCTGTCCTTCGGCGCCCTGATGATCGGCATCTCGCTGGCCCAGGTCGTGTGCAACATCGGCGCCGTGTACTTCGGTGCGCGCACGGCCGCCGCGCTCGGGCGGGACGTGCGTGGTGCCGTCTTCGACCGGGTGCAGTCCTTCTCGGCGCGTGAGGTGGGTCACTTCGGCGCTCCTTCTCTCATCACCCGTACGACGAACGACGTACAGCAGGTCCAGATGCTGGTCCTGATGACGTTCACGCTGATGGTGTCGGCGCCCATCATGTGCGTCGGCGGCATCGTGATGGCCCTCGGCCTGGACGTACCGCTGTCCGGGGTGCTGGTGGCCGTGGTCCCGGTGCTCGCGATCTGCGTCACGCTCATCGTGCGCCGGCTGCGCCCGCTGTTCCGGTCGATGCAGGAACGCCTGGACACGGTGAACCGGGTGCTGCGCGAGCAGATCAGCGGCAACCGGGTGATCCGCGCCTTCGTGCGCGACGAGTATGAGCACGGCCGGTTCGGGAAGGCGAACACCGATCTCACCGAGATGCAGCTGGCCACCGGCCGCATGCTCGCGCTGATGTTCCCGATCGTCATGACCGTGGTGAACCTGTCGTCGATCGCGGTCGTGTGGTTCGGCGCGCACCGCATCGACAGCGGCGGGATGCGGATCGGCGACCTGACGGCGTTCCTCGCCTACCTCATGCAGATCGTCATGTCCGTGATGATGGCCACCTTCATGTTCATGATGGTGCCGCGCGCGGAGGTGTGCGCCGAGCGCGTCCAGGAGGTACTCGGGACCGACTCGAGCGTGGTGCCGCCCGGGGCGCCCGTCAGCGAGCTGCGCGCACACGGCCACCTGGAGATCCGGGCCGCCGGCTTCCGCTATCCGGGGGCCGAGGAGCCGGTGCTGAAGTCCGTCGGCCTGGTGGCCCGGCCGGGTGAGACGACGGCCGTGATCGGCTCCACCGGCAGCGGCAAGTCGACCCTGCTCGGGCTGGTCCCGCGGCTGTTCGACGCCACCGAGGGCGAGGTCCTCGTCAACGGCGTGGACGTCCAGCAGATCGACCCGAAGCTGCTGGCGAGAACGGTCGGGCTGGTGCCGCAGAAGCCGTACCTGTTCGCCGGCACCGTCGCCACCAACCTGCGCTACGGCAACCCCGACGCGACCGACGAGGAGCTGTGGCACGCGCTGGAGGTGGCGCAGGCCAAGGACTTCGTGAGCAAGCTCGAGGGGGGCCTCGACGCGCCGATCGCGCAAGGAGGCACCAACGTCTCCGGCGGTCAGCGCCAGCGCCTCGCGATCGCCCGCACCCTCGTGCAGCGCCCGGAGATCTACCTCTTCGACGACTCCTTCTCCGCGCTCGACTACGCCACCGACGCGGCGCTGCGCGCGGCCCTCGGCCGGGAGACCGCCGAGGCGACCGTCGTCATCGTCGCCCAGCGCGTGGCGACCATCCGGGAGGCGGACCGGATCATCGTGCTGGACGAGGGCCGGGTCGTCGGCTCCGGCCGGCACCACGAGCTGATGGCGACCAACGAGACGTACCGGGAGATCGTGCTCTCCCAGCTGACGGAAGCGGAGGCTGCCTGA
- a CDS encoding xylulokinase has translation MGIVAGLDSSPDFTRIVVCDTDTGAVLRQGYAPHPAEGRPSDIDPQAWLLSLGEAAGGGLLEGVQAIGVSAQQNALVPLDAQGNTVRPALVGGDKRAQVAAADLVDALGGRGAWAQAVGCVPQAAQPVTKLRWLAKNEPENARRTAVLLQAHDWLVWQLLGRPVRRTTDRGGASSTGYWSAATGGYRPDLVELALGHQAMLPEVIGPSDAAGTTPEGLLISAGTGETMAAAFGLGIGLGDAVVSLGASGSVMAVHPEALADQSGMITSLADATGMHLPVVTTLNAVRTLRGTAELLGLPDLEGLSELAMKSTPGAHGLVLLPYLEGERTPHLPHTAGTLAGLRRESMKPEHLARAAFEGMLCGLGDALDVLRGRGVEVRRVFLLGPAAELPAVQASAPSLFGAQVVVPQPADYAAIGAARQAAWALGVSQGTLDPRTPPAWQGAAAQVLEPGDELAVGQAVRQQFTAVREQTHPGAFHS, from the coding sequence ATGGGGATAGTCGCCGGGTTGGACAGCTCACCGGACTTCACACGCATCGTGGTCTGCGACACGGACACCGGAGCCGTGCTCAGGCAGGGGTACGCCCCGCATCCGGCGGAGGGTCGCCCCAGCGACATAGATCCGCAGGCCTGGCTGCTCTCCCTCGGCGAGGCCGCGGGGGGCGGCCTGCTGGAGGGCGTGCAGGCCATCGGCGTGTCCGCGCAGCAGAACGCCCTCGTCCCGCTGGACGCCCAGGGCAACACCGTCCGCCCGGCGCTGGTCGGCGGCGACAAGCGGGCGCAGGTCGCGGCGGCCGATCTCGTCGACGCGCTCGGCGGGCGCGGGGCCTGGGCGCAGGCCGTGGGGTGCGTGCCGCAGGCCGCCCAGCCCGTCACCAAGCTGCGCTGGCTCGCGAAGAACGAGCCCGAGAACGCCCGGCGCACCGCCGTACTGCTCCAGGCGCACGACTGGCTGGTGTGGCAGCTGCTCGGGCGGCCCGTGCGCCGGACCACCGATCGCGGCGGGGCGTCCTCGACCGGGTACTGGTCGGCCGCCACCGGCGGCTACCGGCCCGACCTGGTCGAGCTGGCCCTCGGGCACCAGGCGATGCTGCCGGAGGTGATCGGCCCGTCGGACGCGGCCGGCACGACCCCGGAGGGGCTGCTGATCTCGGCCGGGACCGGCGAGACCATGGCCGCCGCGTTCGGGCTCGGGATCGGGCTCGGGGACGCCGTCGTATCGCTCGGGGCCTCCGGGTCCGTGATGGCCGTGCACCCGGAGGCGCTCGCCGACCAGTCCGGGATGATCACCTCCCTGGCCGACGCCACCGGTATGCACCTGCCGGTCGTCACCACCCTGAACGCCGTACGGACCCTGCGCGGCACCGCCGAGCTGCTCGGGCTGCCGGATCTGGAGGGCCTGTCCGAGCTGGCGATGAAGTCGACGCCGGGGGCCCACGGGCTGGTGCTCCTGCCCTACCTGGAGGGGGAGCGGACGCCGCACCTGCCGCACACCGCGGGCACGCTCGCCGGGCTGCGGCGGGAGTCGATGAAGCCCGAGCATCTGGCGCGGGCCGCGTTCGAGGGCATGCTGTGCGGGCTCGGCGACGCGCTGGACGTGCTGCGCGGGCGGGGCGTGGAGGTGCGGCGGGTCTTCCTGCTGGGCCCGGCCGCCGAGCTGCCCGCCGTACAGGCCTCGGCGCCCTCGCTGTTCGGCGCGCAGGTCGTCGTGCCGCAGCCGGCGGACTACGCGGCGATCGGCGCGGCCCGGCAGGCCGCCTGGGCGCTCGGTGTGTCGCAGGGCACACTCGATCCGCGCACCCCGCCGGCCTGGCAGGGCGCGGCGGCGCAGGTGCTGGAGCCGGGCGACGAGCTGGCGGTGGGTCAGGCGGTACGGCAGCAGTTCACGGCCGTGCGGGAGCAGACCCATCCGGGTGCATTCCACTCATAA
- a CDS encoding MerR family transcriptional regulator: MRELGIRDLARQVKMRPSALRYYESIGLLPTARRVTGRRVYPASTLRRIALIKMAQRAGFALAEIRQLLDTDADRGATKQWRTLAQRKIPELDQFIQETQALRNAVAGCLACGCMNFDSCQLLSSGTPEDDA, encoded by the coding sequence GTGCGAGAGCTGGGCATCCGTGACCTTGCACGGCAGGTCAAGATGCGGCCCTCGGCGTTGCGCTACTACGAGAGCATCGGCTTGCTGCCGACCGCCCGGCGAGTCACAGGCCGACGCGTCTATCCGGCCAGCACCCTGCGACGGATCGCCTTGATCAAAATGGCGCAGCGGGCCGGATTCGCCCTGGCCGAGATCCGCCAACTACTGGACACCGACGCCGACCGAGGCGCCACCAAGCAATGGCGCACTCTCGCACAGCGCAAGATCCCCGAACTGGACCAGTTCATCCAGGAGACGCAAGCCCTGCGGAACGCTGTCGCCGGCTGCCTCGCCTGTGGGTGCATGAACTTCGACAGCTGCCAGCTACTGTCCTCCGGCACGCCCGAAGACGACGCTTGA